The Lathyrus oleraceus cultivar Zhongwan6 chromosome 5, CAAS_Psat_ZW6_1.0, whole genome shotgun sequence genome includes the window atttgaaccaaaaactttccattttgggaaactttcaattataggtcactttccattttgggaaacttttgatctgacctcaaattcttcaagatatgcatttgacatgattaataggcctcttttgaacatgaatgagatgttgaaactcatttctccacctcctagccctcagttcttgcatagttgactttctggggccccagatgacttgaacatgctcagatgactttgagcctcaaccacttgatgaaatggctccaaaatgaaaccctagcttatacaagctcaataaaatcatatgatgatctccttctcaagaaagacctcatctccttgaaaatcccttactagtagaatgcaactgattagggttgaccataggttaaaaccctaatcccaaggaacatgatcaggcacaatgaacctttcgaagatgataagaccatgatgatgatgatgtacccttgcaatcaagataatggTCAAACTCCTTGAGGGACCaaaaaaaaccctaattgaagcacaaaccctcagatggctggtgatcaatttatgagaccctcaagcttgaatctcttaacctctctatcttctgagaaagacttaggaggataacttgtttatttcacatgatatgcaatatgcaatgactaatgccctaaaaatgaaatgaaatatgttaagctagtcccaagaagaggagggcaaattttgaggtgttacagcgACCTATGGCGATGTTGTGATACTCGCCCAACACCAATGAGTTTGACTTGTCTTTCTCCCTAATGGACCATATTATTTTAGGCCTAATAAAATTATCCCAGTACAAAATGGTTGACAATAGGGATATTGAAAACAAATTCTTCATCAAATCAATGCATGAAATCAAGGACAACATGTCCATATTTACGACATAGTTGACATGTGGGTTTATTTCTAGTATTAGTTGAGCCTTCACGAGCCCTACGATGTATATGCCCTTAACCTTTGTTGTTTAAATATCCACTTGTGTGACCATAAATATCTGGTTTCAAATTGAAATGTGTAATATTTGAAAATACAATTGACATTGACAATTCTTTCCTAAATTTATCTACTTGAGCTTTTTGAACATATAACATGACTTCTACGTTGCATGGAGTAAAGGATTCAAGTTTACTGTAAATTTACATCATAAAGGGATTGGATTCCTCAAGAAGCCGATCAAAAATTGCATTGATTTGTGGTTATTTTGTGACTGTGTCACCAAATATAAGAAGTGAATCTATAATGACTTTAATTTTGAACAGATACTCTAAAATTGATTGATTGGCTTTATTTGCTGCCTTGAGTTCCGATCAAAGTTGACAAAAAATTTCTTTCATCGTCGCGTGAAAATGTTTATAGACTTTGTCATACACTTCACATGTATGCTTACTATAAATTGTGCGAGGAAAGACCGCTTTAGAAATTATGGATATTGACCAAATGAACAAAGTTTGATCTTGTGCAATCCAAGTCTCATAGTCATCAAAAGTAATTCTAAAACAATGTATCCAAAGTGAGAGATCAAAGGGAGAAGAAAGCAAAAACAATAAGAAAGTAATAAAATGATGTACTGTCCTTATTATTCATTAACCATATTTTATTATCTAATACGCAAAAACAACAACATAGATTAACTTATATGTAAGTTCAAGAACAGTAGGGAGGCTTTCTTCCGGCCCCTCCAAAATAAAGCACGGGATCTTGTCCATATGGAGCATCATTTAAGGTATTGTAACAATAGGGCTCTGCAGCATGTGTGGTTATATATTGTGGATACTTTAGTTTTAGTGAATCATCTCTAATTCTCACACCACTCATATAGCATGCATTTCCAAATCGACCATTTGCTGCACCTCCACTCCCCATTTGTGTTTCAGTGTGAGGACGTTTGCCTTTAACTTCATAACTAAACACTTGTCCACCCCATTCAACCATCGTCGAACTGAATTTTAAATTACTGAATAACTCGGGTGGCCAATAACCTATAGGTATGTTTCTCCGTATTTTAAGCCACCATTTCGAGTCATGATCCTAAATCaagaaaataatttaaataaaattaaaattatttagTACATTAGTAACATTATTGTAAATAATTTGTGTCTGTGTGTGCGCGTGTTTCAGTTTATTAGTATTATTACCATAAATATTCCGTAGTTGAGTTCATATTGTGGTTGACCATAATATGAAATAGGTCCTATGGCACCACCAAGCATTATATTCTTGTTTGTTTGCACAAAACCTGAACATGTAAGATCAAAGCACCCTGTTGTTCTGTATGTATCTTTCTGTAACACATTGAGAAAAAACAAAAATCAATGATTATTTTTGTTTGAAACTCGCGGTTACAAAAAATAAAATCTTCAAACAAATTAGAACTCACTGTCCAATAGACGAATAACCGCGTGCTATGGTCACCATACAACTTTGGATTAACCTAACCATAACATATATATCATTAGAAATATGGATTCGTATTTATATAATCATGCATGCATTAATTCTGGAGACTTTATAGTAGGTTTATCACTAACTATCCAGCCTGATTCGACGCTTTCAAAATTATCACGACCATATCCCGCCTTAAGCCACATTTGAGCAGTAGTGAAATCTTCTGGTTTATCAACCCTTGGATTCCAAACATTTATATTTGCTTGCGCGCCATTAAAATGGTGTGCGTATGTCATGAGATATGCATCCTGCAAAATCATACAACAATCGTACTTATATGTAGTATAATATGATTCATAAATTCATTTTTACTTCAATAAATTAGTTAAAAAACAAAATGAGATCACTTGCATGTAAAGTACACAATATGTACCGATCGATTTTTCAAATTCACTTCATCATTTGGATCACTAGAGTCGGAGGAATTGAGCTTTGTGGTGAATGTTGAATTCACAAATAGTTCCATAGGTTTTTGTCCGAAACGATCAAGCGATTCAGCTCTCAGCAAGTCCTCTTTTCGAATTCTTCGAATAGGAATAGTTTCGTCTGGACAACTTCCACTCTTCTGCCATATTTGAAAGACTTCAGAGCTTGCGTTGAAAGCATCTACTGTGATTGAGTTTGGGGATTCAAAAGTAAAATCGGGCATCATctgaaaaatattttaataaaaaattaaaataataataattattaattgATTATAATTTTATAGAAGATATAGAGTTTTTAAATTGAATTTATAACATCATCTTATTGTTGTTGAAAATATTTGATTCCTCATACACAAGTCTATCATTTAATCCATAGAGTGATAGTAATAAAACAAACCTTAATTGTGTGATTTTTTAATGCTGAATGATCTAGGGCAGGTTGTTTATAGATGCTAACGCAATCAATAATGTCTCCATCTTCACTCTGAAAAGAAAATACATTATATTAATTAAATCATaatatttttgaaaaagaaaCTTCTGATAGAGTATTTTTTATTCGCTATAAGTTTTGCATAGttattatttaaatttaatttgTGGCACTGATTTGTCGTCAAGTAAATTTGTTATATGAGTTTAATTTAAAATGATAAACTATTGAAAACCCAAAAAATATCATTTAAAAACTTAAAAAACTCCTCTCTCTAATCATTATTATAAGTAAAGATTCTGTTAAAAATTTATTAATAACTTTTGTATTTATGCAGATTTGGTTATTGAATGAAtctaaaaaaaatatttatttataatagtGATAGGAGAAAGTATCATTTAAGGATGATTTTATTAAATATAActtaaaatattttataatatcaattgtgtttttttatgatttttttagtttttaattaaataatataaaaaatgCTAAAATGTGAATCAACATACCATGAATTAAATGAGAATGTCAATTATGcaaaaaataattaatataaaCTAAAAAATCTCACAAATTGTTATATAGCAGTTAAAATGCTGAATTTTAAAATGAGAGATTAAAAGTGCTTTTGATcaattatttattattattttaatatcattaacaaaaaataattttataaaataatttcTCCAAAATAAAATATAAGGAAAAAAATCTAGAAAGGTGATGTATCTACTcttaattttaaattaaaaacatCAATTTTTTACATACAACTTTTGCTTACATTTCTAATAcaaaaataattatatttattaatatttattaaaaagataaaataacatataataaaaaaaaactaaagaTTTAAAAAGTTAAAATTGCATACCTTGATAGATTTCACTGCAGGCTTGTTTAGTAGCTTCAACCTGGCTTCGATTTCTCTATCTAAAGATGATAATGCTCTTGCTTCAACTTTGAATTCTATAATGGTACACAAAGAAAAGAAAACCCAAAGCAACATCATTGAAACATTGCATTTCTCCATTCCACCTTGATATCTTCCTTTCATTTCTCCTTCAATTATATTGTAGACATTTTGATAAATGACACACTTATTTATACAAGATGTTTGTGTAGAAAAAAGGAAAATATTAATGGATGTTAATGTATTTTGATTGCTTTTGTGCAAAAGGTGTATTTATGGGAAAAATAGCATTTTTAGTATATGACCTCATACAATAATAAAATATACTCCACCtcaaatataaaaataataatccaaaaataagTATTTAATATGCCCTCATACAATAACAAAATATACTCCACCtcaaatataaataaaaaaaccAATCCAAATACTTACACCTTCTAATCAttattataaatatatttttttatttttttatatttaatacAATTAATATATCTAATTTATATATGaattaaatatattatatatagatTAGATACATTAACAACTAAATATATAATTAAACATATGAactaaatatatatatatatatataaaaaattatttatattaatgatcgaaaaaatcatatttaaaattacaaagaaaacattactttttaaaactaaaataaacAGCCTCTTGTTTTAGTTTCAGAAGGAAAAATAGATTTTTTTTCTGTGTTTTATAAAAACGTTTTACTAAATATTTAGACATTTAGCCGTATTTAGTATAATTTAGCCATATTTACCAATATTGGCTCATTTAAAAATATTGTAGTCACTCATATTCAAATAAACAATATATGAtatacaaaatttaaatttattttttgaGAAAGTATCAAGTCTATATAAAGTTAGAcaatttatttttatataaaaaatttagATAATAGTCACTCtataaattttaaattatttatataatttgacactttaaaatattttgattgaATGTATGTGTAATATTTTTTTTACACTAACAATGCACTATCATTAAACTctatattttattgttttttctGTTGGTTCTACTTAAAatataaaaacataataataatttATAATTCAATACTCTCTATTAAAAAAATGTTCTATACTTTCTTTTTTTCTTTGATACAAAAATATTCTATACTTTCTAATATATTAAATCTTCTTCTACATTTTTTTCCAAAATTGTGTAAAACATAAATAACACCCATTAATGTTGTCACTTTTTCTGCATGTAACATCTTGTATAAATAGGTGTGCTATTTATCTTGAATTTATCTAACTTCATTGAAGAAGAAATGAAGGGAGTAATATATCAAAGTGCAATGGGAAAACACAAGGTTTCAATGTTGTTGCTTTGTGTATTCTTTTCCTTCCTAGAATTCAAAGTTGAAGCAAGAAAATCATCACCTTTAGAAAGAGAAATCGAAGCTAAATTGAAACTTTTAAATAAGCCAGCAGTGAAAACTATTAAGGTATGCAATTCCATACAATCACTTTAAATATTGCATTTTTTGTCCACCTTATTTTGTCAGCTAAGGAAAATAGCTTTTACATTTCAAAATTGATTTTTCTTGCAGAGTGAAGATGGAGATATTATTGATTGCGTTGATATTTACAAACAACCAGCTTTTGACCATCCTGccttaaaaaatcataaaatacaGAGGATGCCGAGTTTTCTTCATGAATCCGAAATTTCAAGCACAGTAGGTGTTTTCAACGCAAGCTCTGATGTGTTTCAGACATGGCAGAAAAGTGGAAGTTGTCCTGAAGAAACTATCCCTATCCGAAGAATTCGAAAAGAGGACTTACTGAGAGCAGGTTCACTTGATCGTTTCGGACGAAAACCCCCTGAAATATTTGATAACTCAACAAGCACCATGAGTGGTATAGTCGAAGTGACAAATCGCTCGGTATACACATCTGCAGAAACAACTGATATCATTTTAGTGCAGTATAAATGCATGTATATGTGATTAATAGTATATTGTGTAATGGTGCAGGATGCATATCTTGTAGCAGTGGGATATAATTTCATAGGGGGACAGGCAAATATTAACGTGTGGAATCCTAGAGTTGAAAAACCAGAAGATTTCACTACTGCTCAATTGTGGCTTAAAGCTGCTAATGGTGATAATAATTTCGAAAGCATCGAAGCCGGCTGGATAGTAAGTGATCACCCTAACCCTATGCATGATGATATAAATATGAGTCCATGTTGCTAAAGCTCTATATATATGCTATGGTTAGGTTAATCCAAAGTTGTATGGTGACCACAGAACCCGATTATTCGTCCATTGGACTGTAAGTTCTTATTTATCAGAAGACAGATTTGTCTTTTTTGTTGGTTTTTTCAAATCTTATAAACACTAATTTCTGGTTTTTTGATTGTGGTACAGAGAGATACATACAGAGAAACAGGGTGCTTTGATCTTTTATGCTCAGGTTTTGTGCATACAAACAAGAATATAGTGCTTGGTGGTACCATGGGACCTATTTCATCCCCTGGTGGTCAACAATATGAACTCAACTTCGCAATATATTCGGTAATTACATGCATGTGTGTTCTTGTTCGTGCATTTCTATTAATTAGTGCAATTTCTATTGATGTTTAATTTGTCTGCATAATTCAGGATTATCATGGAAAGTGGTGGCTTAAAGTGAATAATAACATTCCAGTAGGCTATTGGCCGGCCGAGATAGTGAGGAACTTACAACACAGTGCATCATTGGTTCAATGGGGTGGACAAGTTTTTAGTTATGAGGTCAAAACAGACCCTCCCCACACTGGAACAGAGATGGGTAGTGGAGGAGCAGCAGGGGGACGATTCGGGCATGCATGCTATATGAGTGCTGTGAGAATTATAGATTATTCACTAAAACTTAAGTATCCGCCAATTGTAGGCGCTCACGCTTCAGAACCAGATTGTTACAATACTTTAAATGATGTTCAATATGGAAAAGACCCTGTATTCTATTTCGGAGGGGCTGGACGAAACCCTCATTGTCCTTGAAATCATATTTGTATATTGGATGCTAAAATGTGTTTGATGAACAATAAAGATGTATAATTCTTTTCCATCCGGCAATTTCACTTCTTACAATCAGTTCTAAGACTTTTTAATAATGGAGAAAACTGAGAAATTTGAAGCCTAAGAAAATTGATCTTTATTAGTTTTCATGTCAAGTAGTACATAGGGATCAAAAAGCTCCTCCCAAACAAAGGGAGCACTCTTTTGGGTGATTCAATTCCTGTGATAAACTTACAATTACTTAAGAGGACAAAGTACAACAATATtatgttgaccaattgtgatTTGACAGACATATCTACATACCAATGTGCTGTAAAGTAACAAGGTCTAAACAAAAATATATagatatataaatataatataccGTTACATGATGGCACGCGCACCTGCAGAGCGTGCAGGAACTAGGCGACATACACTTGAATGGATCCTCCATGTCAATATACACCACTACAGTGCGTCGTATTGTTTTCTCTCTTCTTGAATTGATTGGAAAATTCTAGCTGCTGATTCAGTTGCAGATCTTCGGTTGTGAGGTACCACTTTGATAACTCGAGTTTTTTGTCCTGTTTCGAGAGAATGAGGTACACTCTCTGGTTCTACTGGAACCATAGGGAAAAGAGGTAGTACATCTCTCCCTTCGGCAACTTGTCCCGTGCTCATTTCTTGTGCCATTTCGCTAGGACTACTTGCTGTACTCATCTGCACCTCAAACTCCTTGGATCTCTGATGATACATGACATGTGATGTAGCTCCATTTCTCTGAACTGGTAAATCGTATGAGCTTTGATTGTGTTTGTTACAATCAGCTTCATCTTCAGATAAACGACGACTTTGCCCGCGTGCGGAGAATTGGTTCACATGTTCAACAGCTGACTCTGAAGCTGCAGCTTTCATAACTGGCATGCCACCGTAGGGAGGGAAGTAAGCTTGACTGCCTGGAGGAGTCTCTGGTGGAGGCGGGATTCCATAGGAAGGATTCATAAAAGTGCCACCCGAAGGAGCAGCCGCGTAGGGCCCACATCCTCCAAAATTTGTTCCTGTAAATCCAGGCCCGGGATATGGCTTGTAGACAAGCCCTTCAGAAGGAGACATCACAGGAATTAACCACTGATGCCCAGGTGACTGATTGAAACACCAGGGACCCATCCCATTATCAGCTGCCACATTTCCTTGGTGTGGATTTCCGGCAAAAGGCATGGAACTAGAAAGGTGGCTCGTATTTTTCACGGACGAAATAGATGTTTTACCAACAGCATTCTCTGCAGAACATTCCATGTTTTGATTTATCTTTTCAGAATCAACTTTGCGCTTAAGATTTTGTAGCCGAGCTTTTACAACATATTCCAATGAGAGTTTTTTAGGAGTAGATCCATCTGGAAGAGACTTTCCCAGAAAAGCACCATCATCAAACAAAAGATCTGGCGATCCGGCAATTAGTTGTTGGACCTGCTTAAGTAAAAAGAATTAATCATTACAGTAAGACTCAAGGGTGTGTGAGAGCACTGATCAATGTCAAAGATAATTTACCTTTATCAGTCTATGCAACTCAAACACTTGGACTGCAAACACTCTCTGTTGACTGTAGAGAGGAATAAAAGTTGGATCAAGAAAATTCTTAAAACACATACAATCGAAATAAAATGAAAGATAAAGCATTTGGAACTAAAAAATATATTGTTGGAAGCACCAATTTATAAACAACAAAAATCAAAAGAATCATCAATCACAGCAGGTAAAAAATTCAACAGGCTTTTTTTCAATCAACATTAATAACATGGGGATCAAAAGAGGACTTATGACGTATACAATcaaaataaatagaaaataaagCATTTTAAGCTAGATATGATAAGGTTGAAAGCACCAGTTTATACACCACGCATTACAAAAATCAAAGAATCTTCAATCACACAATATTAATTATAAGAAATCTGTTAAGAGCTATAGATAGCAGGACAGCTTAACAAGATAATGTGTTtgtttattataaaataaaatcCCTTTACCCAAAATGTTTCAAAACACAGAAAACCAAGACACTAGGTAAGTTGGGGAAATCCGCTAACTACCATAACATCTATCGAGGGCTCATACACATACATCCAGGGGTCATCCTGAATTACTTGGCCCCCTTCTTAGCTCAAGTCCTTCAGTGTAGTGCAAGGAAACATGCCCCAGTGGTGACATGGAGAACTAAGCAAGAGGAAACCAAGACAGGAATACATCCAAAATCCAGTCGCTAGAAGACAGTAAATTATGAGATGACCTGCGATCAGAAGGACCACCTCCAACATAGTATAATTTAAAGCTCTCCCTGTAGTAACCAGTACCCACCAATAAAACATCAGTAAGGACACtgaatgcaaaaaaaaaaattacaaaaaaacaATTCGGCAAGGATTCCGGGACTAAAAAATTTCCTTTCTTCAAAGTCATACATATAAACTCCTAGATTGAAAATTGAAATGTAACTATCCAACGTATATCCCTAGTAGTAATTGTCAAACCAGTGGGCTAATGATAAATGCAAGAAAATATAAAATAGAAGGTAGGAGAAAATACCAACAAACCaccaaaataacaaaaatcaAATCAGTGGACTATCTAACTTCCATCAAAAGTAGTAATTTTGCTTTTTATATTCTAAATCTTCATGCATTTCCCTGTAAAAAACAAATTCAGGCTTTTGTTTTTGGCCAAAATTCTAACATTCATAAAACTCAACAATATAGATAACTTCAGGTAGATACAATTAATATAATTCGCTATTTAATATTTATGAACCATATTACCTTTCAAACATTCCTATTTAAAATCATAAAAGAACCTGACGAGCAACAAGACTTACTTGGCAATTTCTTTTCTGGCTTTCCAGAAATGTTTTTGGCCTATTACTGCAACAACATCATCAGGAGAAATTTTCACTGTTGACAAATCTTCTACCCTGGAGATCTTGGAAATGCTGTCATTTTTGTTTGAATTTCCTAACTGTTTCGGACTGCCTGTACCGGTATCATGATATTCAGTGCCATTGATAGCCTGGGTTGGACTGGTTTGGTTTACTATAGGGCCGTTACTCTTGTCTACCTCCCTTGTAGATTCAAGTAGACTGTCACTTTGTCCATGTCCATTGGATTGAGACTCAGCTCGACAGTCTTGTCGTAAGCGTGCATCACCTTGACGTAAACTGCTAAGTTTGAACACACGACGATCTTGAACCTCTTGATTTGCAGTCACTTTGCCTTGTCTTACTAAGGTGTCACTATGTTCTCCAATCGATCCGTCTCTGGCAGACGAAGACGGATGCTCCTTATTTGGACTCACTTGCGGAGGACCATCAATATCATTCCTCACGTCTGTCACTGCATTAACAACTGCAGATCCATGCTGTCTTGGATCCCTCTCCCGATCACTTTTACCTGGTTTCAAAAAACCAAAATACCTAGAGCCTGTAGAAGGGGGTCTTTTCCCATCAAAACTCTCAATCCTTTTCTCATTAGATTGACCAATATTTGAACGAACATATACAGGAACCCTGAAATCATCTTCATCAACCTTCTTTCTATGTTCAATTTGTGCTAGAGAAGCATTCAAATTTGCCCCTTTTGTTTGGCGAGAAAGATGTTTCCCAGCCTGACGAATAAGTGTTTCAGGAGTCAAATGACCAGGAAAAACATAATTTCGCTCGTGGACAGTCCCCTACATCATGTAAAAAGCAAACAttcagaaaataacaaaaaaaaaaaaacatttctCACACAATCTTAAAAGTTAAAACTAGAACACAACTGTGCAAACTAATTGCCAAATTAAACTATTCTAATGCTACAAGGAACTAAACATAATAAAACAACATTAACAACAACCAAGCCTTATCCCACTAATTGGGTTCAGCTACATGGATCAACTTTCGTCATAATGTTTTGTTCTATCCATAATCATTAACTTGAGATATAACAAAAGCCCCGATTCAAAAAATTACCTGGCTCGAGGAAGCCGGGGGGAACCGAATTGTTCGAAGTATTCGGGTGGAGTGGCAAGTTAAACCTTTGAGAGGGAATACTAAATTGCTCATACAAAGCCATTTTATTCCTAGGTGGTGCTCTAGGCCCTCCTTTCTCCGTATCACCAACATGTAATCTAGGAAATAACGGCCCCATCATCTTCTCATCATCATTCCCTCTTTTCATCCCTAACACAACAAACAAAACCCTACCCCTTTTCTATCCTAAACTCTAAACACACAACAAACACACAATCCTCTAATTCAAAAACTCAATTACACTTCCACAACACAATCACTTATAATTCTGAAGCTTAAAAAAAAGTGATTATGGCAAAGACACATCCAATTCACCAAATCTAAACTCCTCCCAACTAAGCACACCAGAAAAACCTATAAATTCACAGTTGATCTTGATTACAACAATAGCAACAAAATCAAATTGTGAGAGAAAGATTCAAAACAGAAGAGAAAAATTAGGGATAGAGAGAGAGAAAGAGTGTTAGGAATTTTCTTGTTTTGTTCTTCTGAAGAAAGAAGCGGAAAGTATCGTCATTTTGTTAGAGAAGATATATGAAAAGTGCAAGTGGGACCCATTTGGATAGAATTTGAAGTTCTTTTATTCATGAAATTGTTATTTTAACTGGTTTTCTTGTCTTAATCTACTCTTTTACTCTTTTTTCAGATAATTATGTTATGTTTATGATTAACTAGTGGCACTTGCCAATAAAGTGTTAGTTTATTTTTTTGAAagaattttattttattgtaaTAAAGTAACACTTTCTAATTTCTTTTTTGTTTTATAATAATATTAAGATCTTATGAAAGATTGTCCAACAACTTACCTAGATTCCGAGAGAAATAATACTAAtccatttttctattttatttcagATTCAAATAAGTTTTACATTCATATtaaatcaaaaaaaaaaattatttattttattaaaaaaattgaagGTCTGTATATTAAATCTggtttagaaaatatttttttg containing:
- the LOC127087950 gene encoding uncharacterized protein LOC127087950, giving the protein MKGRYQGGMEKCNVSMMLLWVFFSLCTIIEFKVEARALSSLDREIEARLKLLNKPAVKSIKSEDGDIIDCVSIYKQPALDHSALKNHTIKMMPDFTFESPNSITVDAFNASSEVFQIWQKSGSCPDETIPIRRIRKEDLLRAESLDRFGQKPMELFVNSTFTTKLNSSDSSDPNDEVNLKNRSDAYLMTYAHHFNGAQANINVWNPRVDKPEDFTTAQMWLKAGYGRDNFESVESGWIVNPKLYGDHSTRLFVYWTKDTYRTTGCFDLTCSGFVQTNKNIMLGGAIGPISYYGQPQYELNYGIFMDHDSKWWLKIRRNIPIGYWPPELFSNLKFSSTMVEWGGQVFSYEVKGKRPHTETQMGSGGAANGRFGNACYMSGVRIRDDSLKLKYPQYITTHAAEPYCYNTLNDAPYGQDPVLYFGGAGRKPPYCS
- the LOC127087953 gene encoding uncharacterized protein LOC127087953; this translates as MKGVIYQSAMGKHKVSMLLLCVFFSFLEFKVEARKSSPLEREIEAKLKLLNKPAVKTIKSEDGDIIDCVDIYKQPAFDHPALKNHKIQRMPSFLHESEISSTVGVFNASSDVFQTWQKSGSCPEETIPIRRIRKEDLLRAGSLDRFGRKPPEIFDNSTSTMSGIVEVTNRSDAYLVAVGYNFIGGQANINVWNPRVEKPEDFTTAQLWLKAANGDNNFESIEAGWIVNPKLYGDHRTRLFVHWTRDTYRETGCFDLLCSGFVHTNKNIVLGGTMGPISSPGGQQYELNFAIYSDYHGKWWLKVNNNIPVGYWPAEIVRNLQHSASLVQWGGQVFSYEVKTDPPHTGTEMGSGGAAGGRFGHACYMSAVRIIDYSLKLKYPPIVGAHASEPDCYNTLNDVQYGKDPVFYFGGAGRNPHCP
- the LOC127087952 gene encoding LOW QUALITY PROTEIN: protein EARLY FLOWERING 3-like (The sequence of the model RefSeq protein was modified relative to this genomic sequence to represent the inferred CDS: deleted 1 base in 1 codon) — translated: MKRGNDDEKMMGPLFPRLHVGDTEKGGPRAPPRNKMALYEQFSIPSQRFNLPLHPNTSNNSVPPASSSQGTVHERNYVFPGHLTPETLIRQAGKHLSRQTKGANLNASLAQIEHRKKVDEDDFRVPVYVRSNIGQSNEKRIESFDGKRPPSTGSRYFGFLKPGKSDRERDPRQHGSAVVNAVTDVRNDIDGPPQVSPNKEHPSSSARDGSIGEHSDTLVRQGKVTANQEVQDRRVFKLSSLRQGDARLRQDCRAESQSNGHGQSDSLLESTREVDKSNGPIVNQTSPTQAINGTEYHDTGTGSPKQLGNSNKNDSISKISRVEDLSTVKISPDDVVAVIGQKHFWKARKEIAKESFKLYYVGGGPSDRSQQRVFAVQVFELHRLIKVQQLIAGSPDLLFDDGAFLGKSLPDGSTPKKLSLEYVVKARLQNLKRKVDSEKINQNMECSAENAVGKTSISSVKNTSHLSSSMPFAGNPHQGNVAADNGMGPWCFNQSPGHQWLIPVMSPSEGLVYKPYPGPGFTGTNFGGCGPYAAAPSGGTFMNPSYGIPPPPETPPGSQAYFPPYGGMPVMKAAASESAVEHVNQFSARGQSRRLSEDEADCNKHNQSSYDLPVQRNGATSHVMYHQRSKEFEVQMSTASSPSEMAQEMSTGQVAEGRDVLPLFPMVPVEPESVPHSLETGQKTRVIKVVPHNRRSATESAARIFQSIQEERKQYDAL